Proteins encoded in a region of the Brevefilum fermentans genome:
- a CDS encoding isoprenyl transferase, with translation MTTNEAPSRFSKVPRHVAIIMDGNGRWAQERGLPRMAGHRAGTENLRTIIRAIAKLGIEYLTLYAFSTENWSRPKTEIAGLMHILSEVIDREIEELHAEGARLIHIGHLDGLSSTLQNKVRAAIELTRHNQRINIVLAFNYGGRDEIIHAIKRMLVERVNPDDVDETLVSHYMFTAEIPDPDLVIRTSGEQRTSNFLTWQTVYSEWIFPKVYWPDFNEEELQKAVDEYARRDRRFGGLKEA, from the coding sequence ATGACCACTAACGAAGCCCCCTCCAGGTTTTCAAAAGTTCCCAGGCACGTAGCCATCATCATGGATGGCAATGGTCGTTGGGCTCAGGAACGTGGTCTCCCTCGCATGGCAGGTCATCGCGCCGGGACGGAAAATTTACGCACCATTATTCGCGCCATTGCCAAACTGGGCATTGAGTACCTGACATTGTATGCATTTTCTACTGAAAACTGGTCCCGCCCAAAAACAGAGATCGCCGGATTGATGCATATCCTTTCAGAGGTGATCGACCGTGAGATTGAAGAATTGCATGCGGAAGGCGCCCGCCTGATCCACATTGGTCACCTGGATGGGCTCTCAAGCACGCTGCAGAACAAAGTTCGCGCGGCGATCGAACTGACCAGGCACAACCAGCGCATCAATATCGTGCTAGCCTTTAACTACGGGGGACGGGATGAGATCATCCATGCCATCAAGCGGATGCTGGTAGAACGGGTGAACCCGGACGATGTGGACGAAACCCTGGTAAGCCATTACATGTTCACCGCTGAGATCCCCGACCCGGACCTGGTGATTCGCACCTCTGGCGAGCAGCGCACCAGCAATTTCCTCACCTGGCAGACGGTTTATTCAGAGTGGATCTTCCCCAAGGTCTACTGGCCTGATTTTAACGAAGAAGAATTACAAAAAGCCGTCGATGAATATGCCCGGCGCGATCGGCGGTTTGGTGGACTAAAAGAAGCCTGA
- a CDS encoding phosphatidate cytidylyltransferase: protein MLSQRVNAALVFIPLVLILIYLGGWAFNLFILLILLVATYEFTRLFKEMGHQPSLVMLLLGVALFVVQRWTLDDAYLVPLLTLLVLANTINGLVEYERGRDGAALGFVINLAGILYLGWVGGGMISLRALENGLGWMLTALPSVWLADSGAYFIGSWLGVKKMSPRLSPNKTWAGLAGEVVTGTLFGALLVLLWRSVGWLPAVTPLWQGAVMGFVLALVSAAGDLLVSLFKRTAKVKDTGNLIPGHGGILDRIDSWIWAALVGYHLVQLFAVI, encoded by the coding sequence ATGTTGTCCCAACGTGTCAATGCGGCGCTGGTATTTATTCCCCTGGTATTAATCCTGATCTATCTTGGGGGCTGGGCGTTTAACCTGTTCATTTTGTTAATCCTGCTGGTGGCAACCTATGAATTCACGCGCCTATTTAAGGAAATGGGGCATCAGCCTTCACTGGTGATGCTGCTGCTGGGTGTCGCCCTGTTTGTTGTTCAGCGCTGGACTTTGGATGACGCTTATCTCGTGCCTTTGTTGACCCTCCTCGTACTGGCGAACACGATTAATGGATTGGTCGAATATGAACGCGGTCGCGATGGCGCCGCCCTGGGCTTTGTCATCAACCTGGCTGGGATTCTTTACCTTGGCTGGGTGGGCGGGGGGATGATCTCCCTGAGGGCTTTAGAAAATGGGCTCGGTTGGATGCTGACTGCGCTCCCATCCGTATGGCTGGCTGATTCAGGCGCGTATTTTATCGGTAGCTGGCTGGGAGTAAAGAAAATGTCCCCGCGCCTCAGCCCCAACAAGACCTGGGCTGGACTGGCGGGCGAGGTGGTGACCGGCACCCTGTTTGGAGCCCTGCTGGTGCTGCTCTGGCGCTCTGTGGGGTGGCTGCCTGCGGTGACCCCTTTATGGCAGGGAGCGGTGATGGGTTTCGTGCTGGCTTTGGTCTCAGCAGCGGGGGATTTACTGGTGAGCCTGTTTAAACGAACAGCGAAGGTGAAGGATACGGGCAATCTGATCCCCGGTCATGGCGGCATCCTGGACCGGATCGATAGCTGGATCTGGGCAGCCCTGGTTGGTTATCACCTCGTCCAGCTTTTCGCTGTCATCTGA